From Candidatus Binatia bacterium:
CCAGCGTGGCGCTCTCCAATCTGGTGAGCAACGTCCCCGCCGTGTTGCTGTTGAAGCCGGTGATTCCCGCGTTCGCCAACCGCGAGCACGCCTGGCTCGTCCTCGCGCTGACCAGCACGCTCGCCGGCAACCTCACGATCCCCGGCTCGGTGGCGAATCTGATCGTGGTTGAAGCGGCGCGCCGGCGCGGCGTGGAGGTCGGCGCGCTCACCTACATGCGAGTCGGTGTGCCGCTGACGGGGCTCAGTGTCCTCGTTGGGTTGGCGATTCTGGGCACGTTGGGGCGGTGATTGGAGAAGGAGTGGTACGCGAATGGAATGGATGACTGCCGATCGCGCTCCCATCGGGTTGTACGGTTCCTTTTGACCAACGCTGCCGCAGTGTAAGATCACGCCCATGCGCACCGGACTGGAACGGCTTCTGGATGAGCCGAAGCGATGGTTGGGCGGGGCTCGTGTCGGGCTCGTCGCGAATGCGACGACCGTCGATCGCCGCCTCAACCACGGTGCCGACCTCATGCACCGGCACCCGGACATCGATCTCCGGGTGCTCTTCGGCCCCGAGCACGGCATCCGCGGCGCGGCGCAGGACATGGTCGACGTCGGCAGCGGCCGCGACCCGGTCACCGGCCTGCCGGAGGTGAGCTTGTACGGCAAGACGTTCGAGTCGCTGTCGCCGACCCCCGCGCGCCTGTCGCAGATCGATGTCCTCGTCTTCGATATACAGGATATCGGCGCGCGGTATTACACCTACGCCGCCACCATGGCGCTGTGCATGCGCGCCGCGAAACCGGCCGGAGTGAAAATCGTCGTTCTGGACCGACCGAACCCGATCGGAGGTGTGCAGATCGAAGGCGGGGGACTGGACCCGGGACTCGAGAACTTCTGCGGTCTTTATCCCGTTCCGCAGCGGCACGGGCTCACGGTGGGGGAGCTGGCGCGCCTGTACAACGACAGCTTCGGCATCGGGTGCGAGTTGCAGGTCGTCGGCTGCGAGGGCTGGCGCCGCGAACAGTACTACGAGATGTGCGATCTTCCCTGGGTGATGCCGTCGCCGAACATGCCGACCCTCGACACGGCAATCGTCTATCCCGGTATGTGTCTCGTCGAAGGGACGAATCTGTCCGAGGGCCGCGGCACGACCCGGCCCTTCGAGCTGTTTGGCGCCCCTTTCATCGACGGCCGAGCGCTTGCAGACGAGATCAAGCGATACGATCTTCCGGGCGTGCTCTTGCGCCCTTGCATCATCGAGCCCACCTTCCACAAGTTCGCCGGACAGCGCTGCGGCGCTGTGCAGCTGCACGTCACCGATCGCCGCACGTTTCAAACCTATCGCACGGGCCTCGCCGTCATCGTTGCGGTGAAGCGGCTGTGGCCGGAGGCCTTCTGCTGGCGCCGGGAGCGCTATGAGTTTCGTGACGATGTCCCGGCCATCGATCTCCTGACCGGCCGGCCGTCTGTGCGACAAGCCATCGATGCCGGCGAGAATCTCGATGTGGTAATGCCGATCGCCTGCGGCGGAACCGAAGCCTACAATGCCGGGCGAGGCAAGGCGCTGCTGTACGATTGAGGCCGCGGCGGAAGCTTCAGACGGACCGGTGCCGCAGGCGGAGCACACCCCCTGCCATCAGCAACCCGATCAAGGTCGCCAGAGCCCCAGCGCCGAGCGCCGGCGCCGGCGCTGCCTGGCGGTGTCGCTGCGCCGACCAGGTTCCGGATTGTTGTGCATTCGACCACGTGCCGTTCGCGGACTGTCCGTCCTCCATCACGGTGCCTGCGAAGGCCACTTGGCCGGCAGTACCGAAGTTGATGGAAAACGCCAACGCCGTCCCTTCTATGGTCCCCTCCAGCGTGCCATCCAACATCTCTGGACACGGGCTGTCGCCGAGGACGCGGTGGAGGGTGACCGAGCCCATGAGGCCCATCATGCCCATTTCGGTCAGCGTCATCGGCCCAACCCACTGACACAGGGACAGACCTCCGTGGCTCTCGGCCTGGAGAAGCGTCAAGTCCCACCTACCGGTCATGTCGACTTCCATCGCCTTGGCACCGGGTGGCACGGCGACGACCGACAGGAACACCAGCAAGCCTGCGAAGGAGCAAAACCGCCCTACGCCACCCTTTCCATGTGCCCTACCGCTGAACCATCCCTGCATTGTAGCCCCCTTCTGTTCTCGGCGCGGCACCCGGTCGCTTCGCGCCAGTGTGGTTGGCCGTGTAGCACAAAACCGCCTCAGATGTCCATCAATTGGGGAAACTGGCGGGGCGCTCTCGGTGGCCTCATGATCCCAGGAGATCCGCCACGGAAGCTTTGCAGAAGTCGTGGCAGCTAGGTACAAACAGCACACGATATCGGAGGAGGTGTGGCGTGCAGAAACTGAATCGTGGAGGAGTTGCGCTGTGTTTTACGGAGGCCGGGAGCGGGTCACCGCCGCTGGTCTTGGTGCACGGCTGGACGTGCGATCACACGTTCTTCGGGCCGCAGGTCGAGTACTTCAGCCGTGCGCACCGCGTCGTCGCGGTGGACCTGCGCGGTCACGGCGAGAGCGACAAGCCGCAGCAGGACTACGCCATGGCGGCGTTCGCCGACGACCTGGCGTGGTTGTGCGGACAGATCGGGCTGCGGAAACCGGTGATCATCGGGCACAGCATGGGCGGGTTGATTGCGCTTGAACTGGTTGCCCGTCATCCCGAGCTGCCCGCGGCGATTGTTACGATGGACTCGCCCATTTTGCCGCCGGAGGGGGCCTTTGATGCGGTGGCGCCTTTTGTGACGGCGTTACGCACTCCCGCCTATCAGGAGGCCCAGCGCCAGTTCGTCGAGCAGATGCTGTTCATCCCGACCGATGACCCGGCGCGCAAGGCGCGCATCCTGGACGTGATGTCCTCGGCACCGCAGCACGTCATGGCGTCGGCGTTCGAGAACATTGTGGGCTTCGATCAGGCCAGGGCCGCGGCCGCTTGCAAAGTTCCCTGGCTGGCCTTGTTCGCGACGCACGTGTTCACCGACATGCCACGCTTGCGTGCGGTCTGCCCGCACGTGGTTACCGGCCAGACGGTCGGTGCCGGACATTTCCATCAACTCGAAGTGCCGGAGCAGGTGAACGCGATGATCGAGCGCTTTCTGGCAGTGTCGCTGCCGTAGTGAGCCGCGCAGCGTGCGGCGTCTGCCAGGTCAGAGCTCCGCTGACGCTGCCCGTCTCTTCGCCAGATACACGCCGTTGTGGCGGCGGAGTTCACAAGGCGGGCTTCCGAGCAGAGCAACCTGCTGGCCTCCTGGCAACGAAGGATCACGCCAGGTCATGACGATGCTGCCGCCACCCACTTCAGCGAACCACTCTTCCATGACCGACCAGATGCGCTCACGAACCGCGCGTGTCATTTGCGGCGCTGTGTACACTCCCGGCCCGATCTCCAACATGCACGACGCCAGGAAACCTCGGAAGCGTGCCGCAACATCACGAGTTACTACCACTGTCATCAGCAAGCAGCTCCTTGATTCGGTCGATCATCCCGCCTCTCGATGATGCAGAGCCGGCCGGTGGCCGAGATCGGCATCGACGCCATGCTGCGCGGCAAGCCGAGCAAAGTCGCCGGTGTGATGAATGCCGTCACCGCGTGGAGCCTGCGCTTTGTGCCCCGCCGCCTGCAAGCGGCGATGGCCAGCGCCGCGATGCAGCTGGGGAGTTGATGGAGCGACGTCGGCCGCCGTTCGGACCGGTCCCGAGCGCTGGTGCAATCGATCCAATCGCGCTATTCCTCCGCACGAACGATTCACGAGGGCGACCGGAAAGAGAGGCACACGATGGGCAAGGTCTCGGGAGACAAGGCACGGTACAACCGCGAGCGCCGCAAGCGGATCGCACGACGAGCGGAGATGCGCGTGCTGCGGGCGACGCTGGGCGCCAAAGCCGTAGCGACGCCGCAGTCCAAAGCCGGCGCCAAGACGCCGCAGTCCAAAGGCGGCGCCGCGACCAAGATCTAGCCGGAGACTAGCGCTTCACCTTCTTCGGCGTGGAATCCTCTGGTTCCGCTGGTTCCTCGCCGAGGAGTTGCCGCCCCGTCCGCAGGCGCGTGTGATGAAGCTGGCCCCGCTGCAGCGCTGACACATGACTCGTAACCAGTCACTCGTGCGCGAAGACGGGACCAATCATCTGCTCCCTCCGGGAGCTTTGCTCAATAGAAGCGGGTTGAGGGCAGCCCGTCTCCAATGAACGCTAGCTACACTTCGCGATCACGTCGTCGGCGAAGCGGCACAGGGCATCGATCTTCTGCGTCAGCGTCATCGCGTCCGTCTCTCGATCGTACGGGTTGCGGAAGCCCACGATGACGTCGGTGACGCCGTCCACGGTGAAGGCGTCGAAGGAGATGACGCGGATCTCGAAGAATTCGCGGTCACGCCGGTAGTCCTTCCGCAGCGCCGTCAGGCGCTGCATCATCTGCAGAAGGTCATCGCTGCCGGCGTGCATCCAGCGTGTCGAGGGCTGTGGCGTAACGCGTCAGCAGATAGTCGATCTCGAGACGGTCGGCGATCTCCTGCAACGTTATCGATTTCATGCGCTCCTCCCCACGGCGCAGCACACATAGCCGCTTCGGCGGGATCGGACAACACGTCCCGGCCAAGCGTTTGCGCTCCGTTGTCCCACCACGCTAAAGGGCCGTGTGCAGGTACTCATCGGCCTCATCGCGGCTTCGGTGCTGCTCAGCGGCTGCGCCTGGACGTCCTACGTGATTGCCGCGGCCCTGACCGATGACGATTCGGCGGCGGCACGCTGGTGTGGTGTAGCCGTCGTCGGGCCGTGGCTGCTCGTCGCCGTGTTCACCATCTTGGCGTCTCTATCCGCGTTCCGCTTGTGGGTGGCGCTGCTGGTGTGGCTCGTGGCTGGCGGAATGGTCCAAGTGGTCTTCCCGGCACGTTCGGCACCATGGGCCGGCGCACGCCGCGACGGAGCGCGGGCGCGGCACTGCTGTCCAGGCTGTGGGCCACCGACACCCGCTGGCTCCTGCTCGGCGCCGGCGTGCTCATGGGGGCGCTCGTGCTGCGTGGCCTCGCGGCGCCGCCGCTGGCGTGGGATGCGCTGACCTATCATTTGGTGAAGCCGGCGCGTTGGGTGCAGTCCGGCGGGTGGGCGCCGGAGATCGCCCCCGATGCGTGGGGCTACTACGAGTACTTTCCGTACATCGGCGAAGTGCTCTGGGCGTGGGCGATGCTGCCGGCGCACGGCGACGCCTTGCTTGCGCCCGCTGGGCTGCTGGTGTGGCTCGCCTGTGCGTTGGCCACGTACACCCTTTCCCGTAGACTGGGTGCGGAGGCGTCGCACGCCGCGCTGGCCTCCCTGACGGTCGTGCTCGCCCCGGCGGTGGCAAAGTACGTCACGGCCGCTTACGTGGACAACCTGCTGCTCGCGTTCTTTCTGCTCGGTGCGGTGTTCTTGACGACTCCGCCCACGCCCGGCCGAGCCGTCCTCGCCTGTGCGTCGCTGGGTCTGGCGGCTGGCGTCAAGCTCACCGCCGTCCCCGTCCTCGTCGTGGGCCTGGGGGTGGTCGCCATCCGCTCGCTGCGCAGCGAGCGGCCGCGCCGGGTGCGGCTCTTGACGGTCGGCGCGTGTGCGGGCGCGGCGGCGCTCGGCCTGCAGCCGTACGTGCGGGCATGGCTGCAGATGGGCTCGCCGCTGTATCCGGTTCCACTGATTCTCGGTGGCAAGCAGATCCTCGCCGGGAACACCGAGTTCACGATCGTGCATGGCGCACAGTTGCTCGAAGTGTCCCGCTCCACTGGACGAGAGTTTCTCGATGCTCTTTTTTTCCCCGATCCGTCGTACGCGGGTCTCGGACCGATCGCCCCGTTGATCATGCTGCTGGGGCTGTGCGGCGGCGTGCGCTTGCTACGGTCGGTCACGACCCGTGGCGCCACAGTCTTTCTCTTGGTCGCCGCCGGGCTGATCACCGTGACGCTGCTGTCGTCGAGCGTGGCAGCGCTGACGACGAAGTGGGCGCAAGCTTCGGTCCGTTTCTTGGCCCCGACGTTTGCGGCGATGGTGATCTTCGCCTCCGTGCTCCGCAACCGCTTCGCCAACGTCGTGTGGCTGGCGGCGATCCTCACCGCGTTGCTGCTTGATCTCCCGTGGGGTTGGAGCCGAGCCGACGTGCGCGGCGTGCTGGCGCTGCTGTTGTTGGCGCTGCTGATCTGGATTGGCGTCGCATCGGCTCGGCGGCTGCTGCCACGCCGAGCGCATCGCGTGGTCGCAACCGCCGTCGGGATCATCCTCGTCCTCACGACGGCATTCGGCATCGGCGCCGTGCGGCGGCGCAGCCGCTACGCCGTGTACGTGGCGGCCGCCGCCGGACGGGCCTTTGATGTGCATCCCATCAAGTACGCCACCAGCTGGCCGGTATGGCAGGCGCTCGACGACGGCAGCCCACACCGCGTGGCGATCGTCGCCGGTTGGGACGGGACCGGGCACAATTGGTACCGCTATCCGCTCTTTGGCAGCCGCCTGCAAAACGAGGTCGTGTACGTCGCCCCGACCGCGGACGGTGCGGTACTCGATTACGGCTTGGACCCGACGCCCGAACCACGCATGCGCTTCGATGCGTGGCTGGGGCGCTTGCGCCAACGAGGCATCGACACCGTCGTCACGCTGGCACCACCGACGCTAGAGGCCGGATGGATGCAGGGGCACCCGGAGTCATTCGCCCGCCTCGTGTGCAGCGCCGACCAGCTCAACTGCGCTTACCACTTCCGGCCGGCCGCGTCGGAACGCTAGGAGGCACCCGGTGAACTCATTGGCATTCGAGCCAGCTGTATGTGGCCGAGCGTTGGTATCGGGGTACCGCTTTGGAAGATCTGATCGGCGTGGCGGCAGATGCAATCAATGATGACCGGCTGTACCGATTGCTCGATCGGCTGGTGTGGCACAAGTCCGACATCGGGCCCCATCTCAAGAAACGGCTCGGAGAGCTGTTCGCTGTCGACGCCCTCGTCAGCGGCGGAAGTTACGCCTGTAGGCGAGGTAGTTGGCGCACACCTGGGCCCCGAGCTTTTCCGCCGTCCGGCGTGACGGCCAGTTGTCGTCGAGCACGAGCGTGTAGCTCACGTGCGTGTATCCCCGGCGCGCAAACTCCAGATAGGCGTGCGCCGCCATGCCGAGGTTGAGTCCGCACCCGCGCGCGGACTCGTGCACGCCGATGCCGAGGAAGTTGACCTTCTCCTCCCCGCGCAGCGTGCGCCCGGGCGCGAGCGCCGCCAGGAACGACGTGTCTGGCGTCACCCACAACACGCCCACCGGCGCGCCCTCGCGGTAGGCGATGACCGACGTCTCGAGCATGCCGACGGGCGACAGTGCCTCCGTCATGCCGGCGACCTCGTCCTCCGTGAACGGCGTGAACCCCCAGTGCGCCTTGAAGGTATCGTTGTAGAGCGCGGTGAACTCGACCACGCGCCGGGCGTCCGGCACGTCTTCGAGCGGCACAATCTCGAAACCGTTGTGCCGAGCGGCATCGAGGGCGCTCTCCCAGTGGGCGATCAAATCCGGCGATACCGCGATACGGTAGTCCACGAAGCCACGCTCGGTCTCGAAGCCCGCATCCTTGAGCAGCGTTTGGTAGTAGGCCGGATTCTGGCGCAGGAAGCCGGGCGGCAGCGTCTCGTGGTCGTCAATGACGAAGGGAAAATCGAGCACGCCCATCCCGGCACGCCCGGCGACCGCGTCTTTTGCGTCGAGCCACTCGCACGCGGCATCCATCAGAAGGCGCACCGCGTCGCGGCTGTCGGGAAGGGCCTCGAACATCAGCAGATGTCCGAGCCGCTCGTTCCAGTGCCGCTGGTAGCGCTGATCGATCGCCGCCACCACGCGGGCGACGATGCGGCCGCCATCGCGGGCGACGAAGGGGCGCAGCATCCGGTCGCGCGCGAACGGACTTTCGCCGGTGAGGATCGGTAGCTGAAACGGCACATGGGCGGTCCACCGTGCCGTCCGGTAGCCATAGACCTCGTCGTGAAACACGAGGAATTCGGTGAGCGCGTCCGTTCCCGCCGGGGTCTCTATGCGAATCGCCATGCCCGACGATAGTCGCTCAACCGCCGCGTTGACAAGAGCCCGCGTTGGCCTCCGCATCCCCGGCAGATGGCGTATGGCGGATGGGGTATGGCATATAGCGTATGGCTTATGGCTTATGGGTTCCTGACTATAAGCCATAAGCCATCTGCCATCTGCGCGAGGCCATGGCCTCGCTAGTCAGTAGACGACCTGTTCTTCTTCCAGCCGGCGGATCTCTTCGCGCGACATACCCAGCAACTCTTCAAGCACGGACTGACTGTGCTCGCCGAGAAGCGGCGAGCGGGAACGCACGCTGGCGGGCGTCTCGGACAGCCGCCACGGCGGCGCAATCACCCAGTCCTTTCCCAGTACGGGGTGGCTGACCTGCAGGAAGACCTGTCGTTCCCTCAGATGGGGATCTTCGAACAGCGCTTTGTTGCTCAGCGAGGGCGTTGCCGCAATCCCGGCCGCCTGCAGCTTGTGCATCGCTTCGTAGTCGCTCTGATCCTTGGTCCACTCGCCGACGATCTGGTCCGCCGCCTCCTGGTGTTTCCAGCGCGCTTCCGCAGTGGAGAACCGTTCATCCTGTGTCAGCTCCGGCCTTCCGATCACGCCGCAGAGCGCGCGCCACTCTTGATCATCGGCCACAGCGATGCTGATCCAAGTGTCCTGGCCGCGGCAGCGGTAGCAGTTGTGCGGAGCCATGGTGTCGTGCCGGTTGCCCGCCCGCGTCCGCACCCGCTGATTCATCAGAAAATCCATCAGCGCGCCGGCGTTGAGGATGGCGATGGCCTCCTGCGACGAGAGATCGATGTATTGACCCTCCCCGGTTCGTTGCCGGTAGAGGAGAGCTACGAGGATGGCGAAGGCGGCCGTGGTTGCGCTGCGCAGGTCGACCGCGCCGGACAATTCACTCGGCGGCCAGTCGGGATAGCCGGTGACGTATGACAGGCCGGCGGCGCCGGCGAAGTTGGGGGCGTAGCCGACATTCTCGCGGTCGGGACCGGTCTGACCGCAGGCCGAGGAAGAGAGATAAATGATGTCAGCCTTCACTTCCTTCACCGCTTCGTAGCCCAGACCCAGCCGCGCGATGACCCCGGGCCGCATGTTCTCGACTACGACGTCGCTGGCTCCGGCCAGCCGCTTGGCGATCTCGACCGCCTTGGGTTGGCTCAGGTTGAGACAGACGCTGAGCTTGTTCAGGTTCAGATTGTTGAAGACCGGCGATTCGTCCGGCCCCGAAAAAGTCGTCGACGTCGTGAACGAAGTGAATCGGGAATGATCGAGCCGCTTGCGGCTCTCTACCTTGATGACCTCCGCGCCCAAGAAGCCCAGCAGGCACGTCGCGTAGGGCCCCGCCCAGGCCGAAGTGAATTCCGTGACTCGCACGCCGCTCAGTGGCCCGTTGTTCATTCTAGATCACCCCGGTATCTTTCAGTGCTCGCAACTCCTTCGCCCCATACCCGAGCCGTTGGCGGTAGATGATCTCGTTGTGCTCACCGAGCAGCGGGGCGGCTCGCTCCAGCTCGAACGGGGTCTTGGAGAAGTGACAAAGCCGGGCGGGAATGTTCAGCTTGCCCGCGATCGGGTGCTGAATTTCGGCAAAGAACCCCCTGGCGTTCATCTGCTTCGATCGCGCCACATCTTCGGGCGAACTGATGGGCGACATCGGGCAATTGAGGGACTGTGCCTTGGCGCAGACCTCCTCGGTCGTGTGCTCGCTCATCCAGCCCGCGAGCCGCTCGCGCCAGACCTCGGGGCTGTCTTCGCCCGATCGTTGCGCCGGACCTTCGCCGCTTTCAGCCAGTTTTGCCAGCGCCTGCTTCTGATGATCGAGAACGGTCACGGAAATGACCCAGCCGTCCTTGCACAGGAACATCTGGGTGATCGTGTGGTCCGCCTCGGGACCCTTCCTGGTCAAAACCTCTCCACCGTTTGCGAAAACCACGTTCTCGACTCGCTGCAACGCCAGGACCGCTTCCTGTTGCGACACCTCGATGAGCTGTCCTTTGCCGGTGATGTGCTGCGAGTAGAGGGCAGCCAGGATGGCGACGGCGGTGGTCTGGCCGGAGTCGTAATCGGTGCAGTTGCCTCCGATCTTGACCGGGGCGCGATCCAAGTGCGGAGAAGGCAGCGGGAGCATGTAGCCTTGTCCCGAGACGTGGGAGATGTTGAGGCCGTGCGCCTTGTAGTCCTTGTATGGCCCAGTGCGCCCGAACGGGCTGATCGAGGCCATGACGAGCCCGGGGTTGAGCCGTCGCAAGTCGTGGTAGCCGAGACCCATCTCCTCCAGGTGGCCCGGCGGCCAATCCTCCACCACAACGTCTACGGTGCTGACCAGCCGGCGGAAGATTTCCTGACCCACGGGCAACCGGGGATTGAGCGTAACGCCGAGCTTGTTGGTATTGAGGAACAGAAAGAGGCCGCTCTTCTCCTCATGCGGCGCATCGCCGGCAAACGGCGGCAGCCTCCTGGTGTCGTCCCCTCGTCCCGGCAACTCGAGGTGAATCACCTCGGCGCCCAGGTCGGCGATGAGCTTGCTGCAATACGCTGCGCTGATTCCACGGCCGTACTCCAGCACCCTGACGCCGGCCAACGCTTTGAATCCCATCCGTGCAACCTTCCTGCTCCGCGGCGCAGCGTTCCGAACCCCGCACCGCGAGCCTGCCGCCAACTTCTAGCGCTGGGCGCAGACCGATGCCAATGAGTGACCCCAAGGCCTGGCGCATGGGGGCTTGATGCGGACGAAGAGCGTGCGCCCGCCGCGTCAGGCGACGGCGGGCGAATCGGCCGAGGCGCGAAGAGTACACGAAGAGTACAGGCACTTGACGCGTTGCGGTCGTGACCTTAGGGTACGGCGCCATGGTTGCGGCGACGGCAGAGGACATCCGGCTTCTCGTGCGCCTGGCCCAGCGGGATGTCGCGGGGACTGAGCGCTGCCTGCGCGCCCGCTCCGCCTCACTCGATCAGCTCGCCGAGATCGCCACGGCGCAGGGTCTCTCGGTGGTGCTGCTCCGAGCGCTGGCGGACTCCCCGCTGCGCACGGCGTTGTCCCGCTCGCACCTCGAGGTGCTGGAAGGGTGCCGCCGCCGGCAGGAGATGCGGTCGCAGATCCTCCTCGAGGCGCTGGCGAGCCTCGACGAGCGATTCGCGTCCGCCGGTCAGCCCTTCGTGCTGCTCAAGGGGCCCTATCTGGCGGCCCGTTTCTACGGCGACGTGCGGGGACGCGAGTTCGTCGACCTCGATCTCCTCGTCCCACGCGCCGACCGGGCACGCGCCTTCCGCCTGCTCGCGGCGGTGGGCTACCGCCGCCAATCACGATCACTGTTCGGCGCGGGACTCACCAGCTTCTTCGTGCACGGTTTCGACTTCGCCGCCGGTGAGGCCCACGTCGATTTACACTGGTACCTCTCCCGCCAACCGTCTCTGCACCTCGACGAGCCGAAGATCTGGGCACGGCGAAGTTTCTATGCGGTCGACGGACGGTCCTACGCAGTGCTCTCCGACGAGCACGAGGTGGTGTTCGCGGCACTCTCGCTGCTCCGCGACCTAGAGAGGGGGCGGCCGAAAATCAAGAACGTGGTCGACCTCGTCCAGATCGTCGCCGCGACCGATGCCGAGATCGACTGGGAGGCGCTCATCGAGAGCGGCCGCGGCGACGGCACCTTCGGGCCGCTGGTGAACGTCCTCGGGCTCTGCCTCGAGGTCGCCGACGCCTACGACCTGGCGCCGCGCCTCGGCGCCGCGCTGACGTGCCACGCCGAGCGCCGGGTCCCGGTTCGCCGCGCCGACTCGCCTTTGCAGTTCAGGCCGGCCCGCCTCGGTCTCGGCAACAAGCTCTGGTCGGCGAGAGTTTACGATGCGACGCCGGCCGTCTGGTTTTTCTGGTGGGCGGCGTCGTTACCCTTTCGCGTCGCTGTCCACCGATGGCGACGGTAAAGGTTAGGGCCGGGATGAGACCGTGAGTTTGTTCTCTGAGCGCATCCAGACGAGACAACGGGTGTGGTGGGCCAAGCCCAACAAGTGGCGCAACCGTGAGAGCTATCGACACCTGTTCCATCGTTTCCAGGAGATTCACGGCCTGCGCGGCAAGGACGACCCGGAGCAGCAATGGCACTGTTGCAAACTCTGGCAACGCAGCTTGAGCAACAAATGGAATGCGCGGGAGTTCGCCCAAAGGTATGGCTGCAGTGTCCCGGCGCTCTACTGGCACGGCAGGCGTGCCGGAGCCTTGCCGCTCGATGCGCTCCCGACGCACTTCGTCATCCGCCCGAGTTGGGGAACCGCGGGAAAAGGCGTGTACGTGCTGGCGCATGACCGGGATCTTCTTCACGAGCGCGCGTACTCCAAAGATCAGTTGATGGCGGCAGTGCGGCAGGATCAAGGATGGGTCTCTCGGTTCCCCATCCTCGTGGAAGAGTTCGTCAAGACAGAAGCCGGCGACCACGCGCTCCCGGTTGCATACAAGTGCTACGCCTTTGGGGCGACGGTCGGAGCGATTCAAGTTGTGCAACCAACCGGACGTCAGGCACAGCATAGATTCTACACGCCCTCATGGGACCTCTTTGAGGACCAGATGAGCCCGCACAATCCTCCGGCTGCGTACGTCGACCCGCCTCGGTGCCTCGAGGAAATACTGGCGTGCGCGAAAAGGCTGGGGGTCGCGTATGGCACGTTTGTCAGAGCCGATTTCTATGCCACGGACAGGGGATGCGTCTTCGGAGAGTTCTCCTCGACTCCTCTGAATGGTCGCGAGTTCACCGCCTTTGCAGACAAGTACTTTGGGGAACTGTGGGACGCCACATTTCCAGATCGAACCTGACCGAAGCGCCTATCTCCGGAGTCGCAGCTGGTCCATGAGGTTGCGCATCAGCGCGACGTAGGGCTCGCACCAGGACAACTCCGGAGGCAGAGCCCTGCGGTAGACCTTCTCGTACCGGCGGAACTTGCGGACCAGGGCGGACCGCGACGGCTTCGACCATAGCGAGGTTCTGGACGCGAGCGAGCGGTTCATGACGCTGAGGTGTTCGTCCAGCCGTTTCACTGCGGGTGGGTGCGCCACGAACCATTGGCTCGCCCCGATGTGGCTGCCGATCAACGCCAGCGTCTCGGGGCGCATCACGACGGCGTAGTTGTTGGTCGTGCACAGCCACTTGGGTGGGGTTGCCGGAAAAAGCGCACGGCGGATCAGTCCGAGCTGGTGCGGCAGTGAGATCGGCACCTCGATGAACTTGCTCGGCCAGTAGTACCCGACATGGCGGCCATCGACATTTTCCTCGAGGACCGTGGCGAGTCGCGGCGAGAACCAATCGTCGTCGTCTGTGGGCACGACGACGGCATCTTCGGGGACCTCGTCGCGCCGGACGCACACGGCACCCTCGAGGCGCGACAGGCTGAGC
This genomic window contains:
- the cas2e gene encoding type I-E CRISPR-associated endoribonuclease Cas2e; translation: MTVVVTRDVAARFRGFLASCMLEIGPGVYTAPQMTRAVRERIWSVMEEWFAEVGGGSIVMTWRDPSLPGGQQVALLGSPPCELRRHNGVYLAKRRAASAEL
- a CDS encoding alpha/beta hydrolase, producing the protein MQKLNRGGVALCFTEAGSGSPPLVLVHGWTCDHTFFGPQVEYFSRAHRVVAVDLRGHGESDKPQQDYAMAAFADDLAWLCGQIGLRKPVIIGHSMGGLIALELVARHPELPAAIVTMDSPILPPEGAFDAVAPFVTALRTPAYQEAQRQFVEQMLFIPTDDPARKARILDVMSSAPQHVMASAFENIVGFDQARAAAACKVPWLALFATHVFTDMPRLRAVCPHVVTGQTVGAGHFHQLEVPEQVNAMIERFLAVSLP
- a CDS encoding DUF1343 domain-containing protein, coding for MRTGLERLLDEPKRWLGGARVGLVANATTVDRRLNHGADLMHRHPDIDLRVLFGPEHGIRGAAQDMVDVGSGRDPVTGLPEVSLYGKTFESLSPTPARLSQIDVLVFDIQDIGARYYTYAATMALCMRAAKPAGVKIVVLDRPNPIGGVQIEGGGLDPGLENFCGLYPVPQRHGLTVGELARLYNDSFGIGCELQVVGCEGWRREQYYEMCDLPWVMPSPNMPTLDTAIVYPGMCLVEGTNLSEGRGTTRPFELFGAPFIDGRALADEIKRYDLPGVLLRPCIIEPTFHKFAGQRCGAVQLHVTDRRTFQTYRTGLAVIVAVKRLWPEAFCWRRERYEFRDDVPAIDLLTGRPSVRQAIDAGENLDVVMPIACGGTEAYNAGRGKALLYD
- a CDS encoding CoA transferase yields the protein MGFKALAGVRVLEYGRGISAAYCSKLIADLGAEVIHLELPGRGDDTRRLPPFAGDAPHEEKSGLFLFLNTNKLGVTLNPRLPVGQEIFRRLVSTVDVVVEDWPPGHLEEMGLGYHDLRRLNPGLVMASISPFGRTGPYKDYKAHGLNISHVSGQGYMLPLPSPHLDRAPVKIGGNCTDYDSGQTTAVAILAALYSQHITGKGQLIEVSQQEAVLALQRVENVVFANGGEVLTRKGPEADHTITQMFLCKDGWVISVTVLDHQKQALAKLAESGEGPAQRSGEDSPEVWRERLAGWMSEHTTEEVCAKAQSLNCPMSPISSPEDVARSKQMNARGFFAEIQHPIAGKLNIPARLCHFSKTPFELERAAPLLGEHNEIIYRQRLGYGAKELRALKDTGVI
- a CDS encoding GNAT family N-acetyltransferase, translating into MFHDEVYGYRTARWTAHVPFQLPILTGESPFARDRMLRPFVARDGGRIVARVVAAIDQRYQRHWNERLGHLLMFEALPDSRDAVRLLMDAACEWLDAKDAVAGRAGMGVLDFPFVIDDHETLPPGFLRQNPAYYQTLLKDAGFETERGFVDYRIAVSPDLIAHWESALDAARHNGFEIVPLEDVPDARRVVEFTALYNDTFKAHWGFTPFTEDEVAGMTEALSPVGMLETSVIAYREGAPVGVLWVTPDTSFLAALAPGRTLRGEEKVNFLGIGVHESARGCGLNLGMAAHAYLEFARRGYTHVSYTLVLDDNWPSRRTAEKLGAQVCANYLAYRRNFRR
- a CDS encoding nucleotidyltransferase family protein; its protein translation is MTLGYGAMVAATAEDIRLLVRLAQRDVAGTERCLRARSASLDQLAEIATAQGLSVVLLRALADSPLRTALSRSHLEVLEGCRRRQEMRSQILLEALASLDERFASAGQPFVLLKGPYLAARFYGDVRGREFVDLDLLVPRADRARAFRLLAAVGYRRQSRSLFGAGLTSFFVHGFDFAAGEAHVDLHWYLSRQPSLHLDEPKIWARRSFYAVDGRSYAVLSDEHEVVFAALSLLRDLERGRPKIKNVVDLVQIVAATDAEIDWEALIESGRGDGTFGPLVNVLGLCLEVADAYDLAPRLGAALTCHAERRVPVRRADSPLQFRPARLGLGNKLWSARVYDATPAVWFFWWAASLPFRVAVHRWRR
- a CDS encoding CoA transferase; the protein is MNNGPLSGVRVTEFTSAWAGPYATCLLGFLGAEVIKVESRKRLDHSRFTSFTTSTTFSGPDESPVFNNLNLNKLSVCLNLSQPKAVEIAKRLAGASDVVVENMRPGVIARLGLGYEAVKEVKADIIYLSSSACGQTGPDRENVGYAPNFAGAAGLSYVTGYPDWPPSELSGAVDLRSATTAAFAILVALLYRQRTGEGQYIDLSSQEAIAILNAGALMDFLMNQRVRTRAGNRHDTMAPHNCYRCRGQDTWISIAVADDQEWRALCGVIGRPELTQDERFSTAEARWKHQEAADQIVGEWTKDQSDYEAMHKLQAAGIAATPSLSNKALFEDPHLRERQVFLQVSHPVLGKDWVIAPPWRLSETPASVRSRSPLLGEHSQSVLEELLGMSREEIRRLEEEQVVY